The following proteins are encoded in a genomic region of Pyrus communis chromosome 11, drPyrComm1.1, whole genome shotgun sequence:
- the LOC137708677 gene encoding glutathione S-transferase F9-like yields MVVKVYGPPYGSPKHVLVCLVEKEVDFETVPIDLLKGEHKHPDFLKLHPFGSVSLIQDEDYTLYESRAIMRYYAEKYKSQGTNLLGKTTEERGLVEQWLEVEAHNFHPPSYNMALHILFALVLGFPSDPKIIQESEETLGKVLDIYEEQLSKSKYLAGDFFSLADLSHLSLTQYLVANMGK; encoded by the exons ATGGTGGTGAAGGTGTATGGGCCTCCGTACGGCTCCCCAAAGCATGTGCTGGTGTGCCTTGTTGAGAAAGAGGTTGACTTTGAGACAGTCCCGATTGATCTCCTCAAGGGAGAGCACAAACACCCTGATTTCCTCAAGTTGCAT CCATTTGGATCAGTTTCTCTCATTCAAGATGAAGATTATACTCTATATG AATCACGCGCAATCATGAGGTACTACGCAGAAAAGTACAAGTCACAAGGGACTAATTTGCTGGGGAAGACGACTGAGGAAAGAGGGCTTGTGGAACAGTGGCTGGAAGTTGAAGCACACAACTTCCACCCACCTAGCTACAATATGGCCCTTCACATTCTTTTTGCCTTAGTTTTGGGTTTTCCTTCAGACCCTAAGATCATTCAAGAGAGTGAAGAAACGTTGGGAAAAGTGCTGGACATTTACGAGGAGCAGCTGTCGAAGAGCAAGTACTTGGCCGGTGATTTCTTCAGCCTTGCTGATCTTAGCCACCTTTCGCTCACTCAATACTTGGTGGCTAATATGGGAAAATAG
- the LOC137708675 gene encoding glutathione S-transferase F9-like: protein MVVKVYGPFYASPKRVLVCLVEKEIEFETSPIDLFKGEHKSPEFLKLQPFGQVPVIQDGDYTLYESRAIIRYYAEKYKSQGTDLLGKTIEERGLVEQWLEVEASNYHPPLDNLVMHILFASALGFPSDPKIIQESEEKLGKVLDIYEERLSKSKYLAGDFFSLADLSHLPFTHYLANSMGKEYMIRDRKHVSAWWDDISSRPSWKKVLEFGAPF, encoded by the exons ATGGTGGTGAAGGTGTACGGCCCTTTCTACGCTTCGCCGAAGCGTGTGCTGGTGTGCCTTGTTGAGAAGGAGATTGAATTTGAGACCAGCCCCATTGATCTCTTCAAGGGTGAACACAAATCTCCGGAATTTCTCAAATTACAG CCCTTTGGACAAGTTCCTGTTATCCAAGATGGGGATTATACTTTGTATG AATCTCGCGCAATCATAAGGTACTATGCCGAAAAATACAAATCCCAGGGGACTGATTTACTTGGAAAGACAATTGAGGAAAGAGGTCTTGTGGAACAGTGGCTAGAGGTTGAAGCAAGCAACTATCACCCGCCACTCGACAACTTGGTCATGCACATTTTGTTTGCCTCGGCATTGGGATTTCCTTCAGACCCGAAGATCATCCAGGAGAGTGAAGAAAAGCTCGGGAAGGTGTTGGACATTTACGAGGAGAGGCTGTCGAAGAGCAAGTACTTGGCCGGTGATTTTTTCAGCCTTGCTGATCTTAGCCACCTTCCGTTCACCCACTACTTGGCCAATAGTATGGGGAAGGAGTATATGATAAGGGACAGAAAGCATGTCTCTGCTTGGTGGGATGATATTAGCAGCAGACCATCCTGGAAGAAGGTCCTCGAGTTTGGTGCGCCGTTTTAA